One Drosophila subpulchrella strain 33 F10 #4 breed RU33 chromosome 2R, RU_Dsub_v1.1 Primary Assembly, whole genome shotgun sequence genomic window, CACTGTCCACAGCGCTGGATGGTGGAAGAATAATGGTTTGCCATTATTAAGTTTTGTGCGGGTGGATTTTGCATTCGTTTTGTTGATGCcgccgatgttgctgctgattTTACTGCagtttgctgctgctgctgttgccaaGGCAAATTATTTTTCAGCATGCACAACAGAGTGTGCCACAATAAGTGGCTGGGCAAGGACCTGTTCCTCGAACCCTTCCTTCCTCCTTTAGCCCATCGGAAATCCCCACAAGATTGAGCGGCAAGCCATTGCAATGACAAAAGTAATTTGCTTTTAAAGCAGCACCAACTGCAGCATCGGGCGAAGGCAATTTAAATATGCATGGGCCATTATGCATAAGCGATGCCTGTTTCTGCATCCTCGGATATTTGTGCACAGAGGGAAAATtacaatataaatgaaatCTGGAAGGAGTCTTTTATTGAATTTAGTGTATTTGAATTTGAGTTtgctaaaaattatatttagtGTGACCAAAGTGCCAAAAATGATTCGAATGTGACCATCAACTGAGACGAAATGTGACCAATGTAGAAAATGAGTGCTgattatgtatgtataagtTTTGTACAGTGTACTTACACTTATTGGTGTGTGCCACATGCAACTTCAGCCGCATTTAGTTGCGCACTCAAGTAAACCCAATGGGGCTCTCAACTGACCCACTAAAGTCGCCCGTTCGGTTCACGGACTCCAGGGACCTGATGCTGTAACTAATTCCGAGTAAAACCCATTCGATGTGGCATatttaaaacttaatttacaTGGCCGTCCTCTGCTCGCTTAAACCCTAACCTTTAGCCCCTCTCAGTTGCTCGTGCTGACCCCTTCTCTTTCTGGCTTAAAGCCTGACTGGCCGAACCAGCTGGTTCGAAGCGGAGCACTTTGTCATTTTCAGTTTGTCACACTTTTGCCCAAATAAAATTTCATCGCCTGTCATAAAGCCTTGAGAGGCAAGTGTCACAAGCACTTAACTCAAGGAGGTGCATGGTCTGAAGGGGGTGGTGCCGCAAGTGGGAGGGAGACAGCACTGCAGTGAGGTAAGAAGTGAAGGAGACAGCACTCCAAACTGCTCAAGTGGGCCAGGCCCAAAAAGAAATATGCCAAGCAAAATTCGTCATGTGCCTAAAATCAGGAAAGCGTTGGAAagaaaagataaatattttttaaagccgatttgttttgtgttttcgGCCAAAAtgctgaaaaataatatgaaaaatatatattgctAAAATAATAGTAGTCTGAGTTCAAAGCACGTCGTGTACACATATCCTACGAGCCATAAACCTCTTAGATATTAAAAATCcattgcatttttaattttaaagcttttcgtAGACCCCTAAAAAAGCTTTTTCCTTTAAAGACGGCTTTTCCTTTCATCTTTCTGCCATAAAACAACCACATCAACACCTTGTCTATCTCCTACATTTATCCCTTATCTCTTATATCACTTGCTGCGGAACCAATTAATGTTTACCCCACCCAATAAATATGTTTGCCGCTGTCAACATTTGATTTCCTCATAAAAAGTGAACCATAAACTGGCTTTACCCCCAATAGATAGCATGCACCTTATgcaataaatgttttttcaggCCCTCTGAgtaaaaaagtttttggcaTTAGCTGGCGTATCCAAACCAAATAACTGTCAGGGCTAAGACAATAGAAAGGACAGACAGTAGACAGGCACAGACACATCCCTATATAaacttatatatatagaaagaGGGTGGGTAATGGCGATCGCAAGAGGGGAGCACCAAAAGTTGCTAGTTTGACAGCCGCAAGACAGCTGTCTGTttggagaaaaaaaaaacccacaTTTACGAGGGATAGCGAAAAAAAAAGCGAAAACATAAATTTTGATTTACTCGCCTGACAGTTGCTCTCTGAATTTCACACGCACCCCACAAACCATCAAAGGTTGGGCACAATTTTCCCATTAGCTCAAGTGAAAAATCACTCCAAAATCGGTGAATAGAGAGGATGGGGCTGAATTTACTGACCATCAGTAAATCAGGGAGACCTTACATATGCTGCAGAATACGTATATTTCATGGCAGGCCGGCGAGTAATTCAAAGACCCATTATGAGCTAAAGTATGGACCAGTAACTTTTccaattaaaagtgaaataaaCTTTTGCCTCCGGATCTGGCTCGccgaaaatttcaattaaaatcatGACTGGCTAAGCTGGAATAGCCAATAAAAAGAGCCCATCGATTGATATTACCGATTTATCTACCTGTCCGGCGTTTCTTGTCTCTAAATTAAGTTGAATGACTTTGGTGCTGCCACCAcgtggcgtatacgtaattatcgcaaatcgtttgcaattAAAGTGCCAAAGCCAAAGGCACAAAATCTTGGCAAACGCCACTTTTGGCTTATCACTGTTTTTTTGCCTCATGATTAATACCCAATGCCTTGGCCACCTTTGCTTATCACGAAAACAGAAGTCTGGCGACGAGGTTTtcgttttttagtttttttgtattttcgtTTCGTGGCttttttgttgataatttcACTTGAACTGCTTGGAAATTTCGTAGGTTTGATTGACAGCCAAGTGCCGGCCAAGGTAAACGGGCCTTTTGTCTTCGCGACTCACTTGTTTAAACGCAGTTTTCATTTCtcgtatttacttttattgatATGACTATTTGTGCTCTTAATTTATGTATTTCGGTGAAGTTTTTTGACCGTGACATATTTTTGgatttattttcaagcgtgGCGTTAAAAACGGGGGCAGTGAACCAGGGAAAAGTTATTTTACTGTGTAATGGGAACTTTTTAGAGCGAAAGACAAGCCAGTGATAATTATAAACTTgttaaaaatgtaatcaacatttagtattaaaaactaaagaTCTGAAGTGATGGTAAGATAAGAATTATTTATTGCAATGATAACGGGGAAGAATATACAAAGCGAAGTGGTATAGAGATTTATTAGGGTACTGAAGAGATATGTCTAGGAAAGAATGCGAAAGgcttttttaatacaaattaaatgcGAGTTAAACATAAAAACACCATTAGAGAGAAAACTGCAAtggggtatattattacataaAGCCTTTAGGTAAGGTAAACCTTGTTTTTTACCTAGCACCAGCCTTTTCTTTTGAATGAAAACCCTTTCATCTTTCACTCGCAGCACCCACAACTTTTATCCTCAATTAGGATTTATCTTTTCCCGCAAGCGTTTTCCATTTTACACTAGTTTTCCCGCATTTCCCACCCCCCCTTCCGCCTTTTCCGCCCCCAAAATGCCAACACTAACTAGTTGAATGCAATCAACACGCTCGCAATTAAATGCGACAAAGTGCAGACTTGCAGATGTGGTTGCAGTTGTTGTCGGTGTTGTTGGTGGGTAACCCGTTCCGCCCACAGTTCCAGTTACCTCGACGTGTCCCGCTCCGCCCCCTTTTTCCACCCCATGGAAAAGCGACAACTGTCAGCGGGTCTTTGGCACACATTTACATGCTGTTTGCCGTACACTGTACTCCCCCCTTTGCACCTCGGCCTTTCTGTTTAGCGTGTGAATTTAATTTGTGCATAATTGCAGTTGCAACTGCCATTGCAGTGCTGCAGTCATAAAATGTCAATATCAAATTGTAATCAACATCCAAATGTTTTCTTTTCACTTTGacaattttgtttttgcttttatATAGGTCTTCTGTCTCTCAGATATATAACTTAAGATACTTAGACATGAAAAGGGGTTGGAAAAGCGGGCCAATTGACGACGGACTGATAGCAAGTGCGTAGGAAAACGTCAGTTGAGGATACAGAAAAgtaaaccaatttaaaaattaagtttaaGTGCTGTGGAATctggttttatatttttctggCCAAGAGTGGGGTTTAATAGTTTGCAACTTGCATTTGTGAATAAAATTCTCATGCAAATACTTTTCTGTGGAAATGAAAGTAGGGTGAAAATGTAAAGCTTAATTGGCAAAAGCTTTATTATTCAGTTGCactgaatttatttataatgcCACTTTTAGTAGGAATAATAACTATGACCATTAAATCAATATGCATACAAGTTTGCAAATgtggtataaaaacaaaattttgtaCAGCTTTGCTTGAAGCTTTTATAGTCTCATTTTGCTGTCCTGCGTAATTATTGGATTCATAAATTTTaaaccagaacaaaaatatcACTTATTGTGGCGCACACATatgcttaatatttaatatttatttcgcCCATTTGTTGATAcaagaaataatataatttagtACTTCTTTGATATATTAATTGTCCcgaataaaatatattgtgctTTAAATAGGCATTCATAATttcatatattcataatttattatttcattaatttcagAACCATGCGACAGACTCAACGAAAGTCCCTCAGCGAAATGTCCAAGCGAAACGGATTCCAACAGCAGAAGGCCATCAAATAGATTGGCAATACAAAATTAAGTAAATCTAACAAATTTTACAAAACCCCAAGGAATACACTTTGAAGTGCCAAACAGAAGAGAAGGAAAAAGAAAAGCGGCTACGAGAACTCCCCGAGGAGAGGGAGAAGGTTCGTTTTTTCGTGGACCGTTTGATAGAAAGCCGTCAAAATTACGACGTACCACCCACCCACGCCCAAAGTCAAACAGAACCCGGCCAATACGGACACCATGTCCGGGCCGGGGGCTTTTGACGATGAGCCGCCTCCGGAGCCGCGGGACGGATGGCTACTGGTGCGCATCCACGTGCCGGAGCTGAATGTCTACAAGTGTCTGCAGTTCCCATCGGAGCGGCTCGTCTGGGATGTCAAACAGCAGGTGCTCGCCTCGCTGCCCAAGGTAAGTCGGTCACTGTCATTACCATTTGCGATCGTCATTATCCGTACCGCTGTATATAGAGCACTGCATGGTGTCTCATGTGCGCTAGAAACTCACTAAACGGGAAGTAAAACCTCTAAACTTAGTGCCTTTTCAAttaaaagaatatttataAGATCTTTTAAGCCACTCGAAAGCAGTGGTCGGCAGCTGGGAAGCTGCGGGCATAGGAAATAGCGTTGCTCTGCCGCTACACGTACAGTGTACAACAGCTAAACATGCTACAATTTAAAAGGCAGTTTGTTTGATATACTTCCCCtcatcataaatttaataagccCATCAAAGGCTTGTATAACGTtctaaaaattgtaattattgTACAGCCAGAATCATCCATTGCATTCTCAAATCATAAACCTCAGATATTAGACATAACCGGTTTCCAACTCATCATCGTAGGCGAAGAGCAGTTCTATATAGTAGGACCAAACCACAAACCATGCATACAGCAAAATAACTGTAGGGAAAGTATGAAATTAGTTATATAGACCCCAGATTATTATGATATGATACCCACACATAGTGATGACTGTCAGGACTATGATGACAGTATTAAATGTATAGACGGTCAAGGCGAAAATGTGTACGATTATCCAAATGGGCACAAATCCCAAAAAGGGTAGGAAGAGCATCTCGTTGTTCTATAAGAAAATTATAAGTTTACAGATATTTGTTTGATATACATCGAGGGGCGGAATTAAGAATCCAAGAAATTCAATTATAATAGCTTTATACCTAAAGTTACAAAGTTAGGAGTATGTTTTTAGATGCTACTTACATTATGCACTCCAATGCATAGCAAGGCTGAAGCAATGATCCCAAAGAAGGAGAACACCATGGTGGCCTTGAGGGCCGCCGGTGCTGGGAAGAGGGACTTCTGGTACTCATTCGGGAAGATGCACTCCATCATAAAGCCGGTTCCGATGGTGATATACAGGAACCAGGTCAGGAAGATGCATCCAAAGAGCAGCACCCCGAAACGCAGCGAATAGCAGAAGCAACACTTGGTCAATATCTGTTTCAGATATCTGCAGCGACAAGCCATGTTTGATTTTTGATCCTAACCTGCTCTacgaatttcaaattaaattttctgtattttcttgacaaatttgaatttattttactgGTGGATTTCTCGTTACAACATAAGTTTATACTTTAATGTCGtataaaaaagggaaaacttAGAAGATGTTAACTAGATCAGGAAATACGACTACAACATTTTCAATAGGTTTACTTACTCCTTTATTTTTAACTTGCTGCATCATATCAAATTGAATCATCAGATTCCACACTGCTGAGATATTTGTAATAACCATACACTATCAGCAAAGAGTATATAAGACCAACTATAGGGATGATAACAAAGATCTGTAAATATTTGAGCAAGTAATACGTAAACCCACCTATAATGATAACCTGAACGGTTAATATAGCCGGTACAGGTTTAGATTTTGCCAGCTGGACAATGGCCAATATAATATACAAACCGAGTATAAATACATAGGTGATCAACCACAGAAGGACATAACCTCGCTTGCGCTATATTACAAATGTATAGGGAGTAGTCTCTAGCTCAAGGAACTGAATCACTCTCTCACCTTGGACGCCGCATAGATTAGTAGTATAGAGCTCAGAGTTCCAAACACCAGGATGGGACACAATATAACGGGAGCCCACCATTTAGTGGATGTCATCCTGATAAACACAGAGTCACCATTATGCGTTATCAGCTCCCCAACGTGGAAACACGTGAGGATCCCTCCAATGATCATGCAACCTACGTTCAGGGGCAAGATGAAGCAGCACTTCTTCAGAAACATTCCGCTGAAATTACAGTTTTTTGAGGggaaaaattgaaattgaattgAACATGAATTTTGACCGAAACTCTTGAATGCAAAGATCAGTTGATCTTAGTATTTTTTAAGGAATCATTACAAAATATtcagatatttttttttttgtaaattcagAAAGGTGAAAAATATTTGGCTGACCCAGACAAAAAACCAATTACAGCGGAATTGCAATGCAATTTTTCACCAGATGTTGTTGATTGAAATTTTATCCATCTAAAGGCTGCCACGTGCTGCCCTTACAACATAAAGCAGGCCACGCCCCTGCCCTCGAATGGCTGCCAAATGCCCTCGTGAAGTttcaattttttgaagttcaATGCAATTTTCCGGCAACTGCAGTGTCTGAAGTCGTGCGCCCAGTCTAAAATCGTGACGCTGCAGATCCAAAGATATTTGACAATTGAATGGCAGTCTGTCTGTCAAGGGAGAGAAAAATAAACCCAGCTAGATGGAAGGTTCGATTTTCATTGGATTTAAGTGGATTGGTAATGAAACAATTcggaaaaactaaaaagtaatacctaaaaatgtttgtaatttaaattataatttattcaGTAATTAAAAGAGCTTAGGAAGTTAAGAATGCAAGGAATGagtatatataatttaaatgactTTAAATTAAGTTATTGCTAGAACCTTAATGGTTCCTCCAAGGGACTTAAACTTCCCTGTTCCTTTGTGCTAATAAACACCAAACAATGGTCAATCAATTGTATACATTTAATAACAAGTTGTTTGAGCAAATTGCTGTCGAAACATTGCGGGGGCCTCGCCCATTGCAATATTGAAACCGCAAAATCGCAAACGGAAACTCAGTGCGCAACCGAAACCGAAGCTCGACCCAAACTCGATATCGCCCTGGAATCAATTCGAACTGAACTGCGCTGAACCGAACACAATGACCTCCAGCTAATTGCATGGCCCGGTCTTTCGTGCCGGTTCCGTTTTCGATTTGGTCAATTCAAACTCAACGCGGCAAGTGACAGACGGTGccttgtttttggtttttggttttcgGAGAGGGCGGATTTTCGGCTGAGGGGCGTGGCAATCTGGTTGTACTGTCAGCTTAGTAAATTATGTTGTAAATTTGGATCGGGTGTGTGGGAACCAAATGCTGAGAGTTCTGTGCCAACTCTATTTTGGGGATATTTGTTTGCACAGGAAGGTTCCGAATTCAAAATTGCATGTACTCGCTTTgggaatttcattttaattttattgggGATTTATTTTTGAAGCTTTAAGTTTCTGTTACTTTTATATTGATCTTGTAGAACTAATAAACCATCAACCTGACACTTAAATAAATAGTTTAGAATTATAAATGATTAAAAATCCCGAACCATTCGATTAAATATGTTTTCTCTTTACTAATACATGTGGTTAATAAACTCTCATTGGTTCCTTGGTTTCCATGAGTTATTCCACCTGCATATAGCTCTTTTAAGTAGAAAGCATATCAGTTTGTCGACCCGTTTCCTGCTTCCACAGTCGTATATCAATCAGCGAACTGGTCGCATATCTTATCGcaaggttttctctggcggcTGAACATAGGACCCTAACAACGCACACATATATTGCCTTTAGCCCCATCATAAAGAATACGATTCATGCTATCATCGCACAAATATTTGCGGGCCAATTGAGGTCTTTCTTCTTTACACATTTTTTTGCTCAACCTTTTGAGGGCCTTCGATAACTGAAGAACTGGTGAGTAAATCCCCAAGCTCAAAGACAAACGTGAGTGACAGTAATATCAAATTTGATCGGTCGGGTTCCATAAAAGTACTATTAGGTCTGGTGTGGAATTCGCTTTCGATGACCGATCTGCATTATATATTCCGCGCATCAATTAAGTTTCACACCATCCATCCATCAATCAGTCAATCCGTCTGTCAGTCAGTCACTCAGCCAATATGTCGCTGCTCCAGTTTGCAGTTGTGTGTGGGCCTCTGGCATCTCAACTTCCGCCTGCTAATCAAATCGTAGTTGAAGCTTTTCTGATCTGTATTCGCTTTTGTGTTTTTagctgtttttattttatatatattttttttgcttgAATTTCTGGGTGGGCGTTACTTACCGGTTTTGACGTCTAAGTCGTTTTGCTTGTAATGCTCCACGGGCTTTGTTTGGCCCGAAGTTCAGCTCGGTTAATAAACAACTTTGGCTCGTGGCGATAAGAAACCAGTAAGGAAAGCTTAGCCGCATATGGATTTCTTGGTGTCTCAATTTTTTGGTCTAAGGTAGTAATGTGTAGGGAACATTTTCAGTGTAATTACGATAAGGGAA contains:
- the LOC119549371 gene encoding uncharacterized protein LOC119549371, coding for MFLKKCCFILPLNVGCMIIGGILTCFHVGELITHNGDSVFIRMTSTKWWAPVILCPILVFGTLSSILLIYAASKRKRGYVLLWLITYVFILGLYIILAIVQLAKSKPVPAILTVQVIIIVGLIYSLLIVYGYYKYLSSVESDDSI
- the LOC119549370 gene encoding uncharacterized protein LOC119549370 translates to MACRCRYLKQILTKCCFCYSLRFGVLLFGCIFLTWFLYITIGTGFMMECIFPNEYQKSLFPAPAALKATMVFSFFGIIASALLCIGVHNNNEMLFLPFLGFVPIWIIVHIFALTVYTFNTVIIVLTVITMFILLYAWFVVWSYYIELLFAYDDELETGYV